The following proteins are co-located in the Tardibacter chloracetimidivorans genome:
- a CDS encoding DUF3089 domain-containing protein produces MLALAAAFGYRMFGEQLLKAAMVPSVPFAESKQDSKPDYRRPAMWLSRPDLPDDPARWAPEGYGAAARPTIATFYVVPTTYLRRDRWNAPLDDREANERARLFAQTQASVFNGVSATWVPRYRQATFGAFLTDKADAEAALDFAYQDILAAFETFLGAIPASRPIILAGHSQGSLHLMRLLRDRIAGTPLSRRIVAAYLGGWPVSLEADIPALGLPACTKPGEARCVIAWQSYAEPAEPGAVAKVYHASTGLTGKPRQNTEMLCVNPLTGAPATAAPPTENLGALRPSEDFSTLSLEAGKIGARCDKGLLLIGPPPLGFGRYVLPGNNFHIYDYALFWANLRADAEARAASFAKPW; encoded by the coding sequence ATGCTCGCGCTCGCAGCGGCTTTTGGTTACCGGATGTTTGGAGAACAGTTGCTGAAGGCGGCCATGGTGCCTTCGGTGCCGTTCGCGGAAAGCAAGCAGGATTCGAAGCCCGACTATCGCCGTCCGGCCATGTGGCTGTCGCGGCCGGACCTGCCGGACGATCCCGCCCGCTGGGCGCCCGAGGGATATGGCGCCGCAGCCCGGCCGACGATTGCGACATTTTATGTCGTGCCGACCACCTATCTTCGCCGCGACCGCTGGAACGCCCCGCTGGACGACCGTGAAGCGAATGAACGCGCGCGCCTGTTCGCCCAAACCCAGGCAAGCGTCTTCAACGGAGTCTCCGCGACATGGGTGCCGCGCTACCGCCAGGCCACCTTCGGCGCTTTCCTGACCGACAAGGCCGATGCGGAAGCGGCGCTGGATTTCGCCTATCAGGACATTCTGGCAGCGTTCGAGACGTTTCTCGGCGCAATTCCGGCATCGCGGCCCATCATCCTTGCAGGGCACAGCCAGGGCTCGCTTCATCTAATGCGGCTGCTGAGAGACCGGATCGCGGGAACTCCCCTCTCCCGCCGCATCGTCGCGGCCTATCTGGGCGGTTGGCCGGTGTCGCTGGAAGCCGACATCCCGGCTCTGGGGCTGCCCGCCTGCACCAAGCCTGGCGAGGCGCGCTGCGTGATCGCCTGGCAAAGCTATGCCGAGCCTGCCGAGCCGGGAGCGGTCGCAAAGGTCTATCACGCCTCTACCGGCCTGACCGGCAAGCCCCGGCAGAACACCGAGATGCTCTGCGTCAATCCGTTGACCGGCGCTCCGGCCACCGCCGCCCCTCCTACGGAAAATCTGGGCGCGCTGCGGCCAAGCGAGGATTTCTCCACCCTTTCGCTGGAAGCCGGAAAGATCGGCGCGCGCTGCGACAAGGGCCTGCTTCTCATCGGTCCGCCGCCGCTTGGCTTTGGCCGCTATGTCCTGCCCGGCAACAATTTTCACATCTACGACTATGCCTTGTTCTGGGCCAATCTGCGTGCCGACGCGGAAGCGCGCGCCGCCAGCTTCGCAAAGCCGTGGTGA
- the ruvX gene encoding Holliday junction resolvase RuvX: MITVEPGAFRDSLDDGGRLAGLDVGVKTIGIALCDAGWTIASPAETIRRTKFSKDMAALSAFCAAHAVKGLVIGLPLNLDGSDSPRTQSVRAFARNLQPLGLPILLWDERWSTQAVTRTLIDADRSRARRAELVDKLAAAYILQGAIDRLAMA, encoded by the coding sequence GTGATTACGGTCGAACCCGGCGCATTTCGCGATTCGCTTGACGACGGGGGCAGGCTCGCCGGGCTGGATGTCGGCGTCAAAACCATCGGCATCGCGCTCTGCGACGCAGGCTGGACCATCGCCTCACCTGCCGAGACGATCCGCCGCACAAAGTTTTCAAAGGACATGGCGGCGCTTTCCGCATTCTGCGCCGCCCATGCGGTGAAGGGGCTGGTGATCGGGCTGCCGCTGAACCTGGACGGCAGCGATTCGCCGCGCACCCAGTCCGTCCGCGCCTTTGCCCGCAACCTCCAGCCGCTTGGCCTGCCGATCCTGCTGTGGGACGAACGCTGGTCCACCCAGGCAGTGACTCGGACTCTGATCGACGCCGACCGAAGCCGCGCCCGACGGGCCGAGCTGGTCGACAAACTTGCCGCCGCCTATATTTTGCAAGGCGCGATCGACCGGCTGGCTATGGCTTGA
- a CDS encoding aspartate carbamoyltransferase catalytic subunit: MIEISPGPSSLSPGVHPFPHRHLLGINGLQPWEITYLLDEAEAWVTVNRGTAKHDGRLSGLTQINAFFENSTRTLLSFEIAGKRLGADVVNMAVASSSVKKGETLLDTALTLNAMRPDVIVIRHDASGAVALIAEKVDCPVLNAGDGRHEHPTQALLDALTIRRRKGRIEGLTVAICGDVLHSRVARSNILALTALGANVRVVAPPTLMPPAIEAMGVTPFLDMDRGIEGADVVMMLRLQRERMTGAYVPSSREYLAFYGLTRERLERAGKNALVMHPGPMNRGVEIESHVADDIHRSAITEQVEMGVAVRMACMDVLTRARRGVEGWA; the protein is encoded by the coding sequence ATGATCGAGATTTCGCCCGGGCCATCCTCCCTTTCTCCCGGCGTTCATCCTTTTCCCCATCGACATCTGCTTGGCATAAACGGCCTTCAGCCGTGGGAAATCACTTATCTGCTGGATGAAGCCGAAGCCTGGGTCACGGTGAACCGGGGCACGGCGAAGCATGACGGGCGGCTGAGCGGCCTGACCCAGATCAACGCCTTTTTCGAGAACTCCACCCGCACGCTGCTGTCCTTCGAGATCGCGGGCAAAAGGCTGGGCGCGGACGTCGTCAACATGGCGGTCGCATCGTCCAGCGTGAAGAAGGGCGAGACGCTGCTGGACACGGCGCTGACGCTGAACGCAATGCGGCCCGACGTCATCGTCATACGGCATGACGCATCGGGCGCGGTCGCGCTGATCGCCGAGAAGGTCGACTGCCCGGTGCTGAACGCGGGCGATGGGCGGCACGAGCACCCCACACAGGCGCTGCTCGACGCGCTCACCATCCGCCGCCGCAAGGGCCGCATCGAAGGGCTGACCGTGGCGATCTGCGGCGACGTGCTGCACAGCCGGGTCGCGCGCTCCAACATTCTGGCGCTGACCGCGCTGGGCGCGAATGTGCGGGTGGTCGCCCCGCCCACGCTGATGCCGCCCGCGATCGAGGCCATGGGCGTGACGCCGTTTCTGGACATGGACCGGGGGATAGAAGGCGCGGACGTGGTGATGATGCTTCGCCTCCAGCGGGAGCGGATGACGGGCGCATATGTGCCTTCATCGCGCGAATATCTGGCCTTCTACGGCCTGACCCGCGAACGGCTGGAGCGGGCGGGCAAAAACGCGCTTGTCATGCACCCCGGTCCGATGAACAGGGGTGTCGAGATCGAAAGCCATGTCGCCGACGACATCCACCGCTCGGCAATCACCGAACAGGTGGAAATGGGGGTCGCGGTGCGCATGGCCTGCATGGACGTGCTGACACGCGCGCGGCGCGGCGTGGAAGGCTGGGCATGA